A portion of the Podospora pseudoanserina strain CBS 124.78 chromosome 2, whole genome shotgun sequence genome contains these proteins:
- a CDS encoding hypothetical protein (COG:C; EggNog:ENOG503P0WN; CAZy:AA7): MKGGIVGVLCSALLLAVEAACAPNSDAITKVPGFKPNKWVARTWEGNNYACKCHPGDYCWPKQNHWNNLNRTVGGNLRVNLPPGAPCYNTFQGPLGTVNTYDAAKCAAVTAGFPNEQFQIELPTAGLWTYFTNDTCRPTADPTGSCTLGYYPVLYITAKTVAHIQAGINFARNNNLRLVIRNTGHDFLGRSVGWGSLVINTHSFKSISTTNNWNGPGYNGPAITVGAGVQAFEALAHLNSLSPPRIMVTGECATVGVAGGLVQGGGHGPLTNFYGFLADTAVQFKVITADGKIQTANANTNSDLFWALKGGGPAAFAVITEVTYKTFADTPSAGINLDINPATNSDPALYWEAVRKFHSYSTHFVDNGLYVYYEIGPVPNTLHVHPIVGVNKTLAQLQAVVQPLFDDLDALGVGYTTSSETYGTFYDLYNAMFEIEMAGNSALTGGWTIGRQDVINNHTAIIDAFQTVMNAGSFIVGHMWSAGHGLPQSEWAKSAINPRFRNVVDKLITIVPVSGDAPLAAKAEAQNRLTNIVDGSLRAAAPNGASYINEADPFQPDWQNAFWGTNYQRLLQIRRKYDPEGVFYAVSTPGTERWEQIETGTRLCVKL; encoded by the exons atgaagGGCGGCATCGTTGGCGTGCTTTGCAGcgcgctcctccttgccgtTGAGGCTGCATGCGCCCCTAACTCGGACGCCATCACAAAGGTACCTGGCTTCAAGCCAAACAAGTGGGTGGCCAGAACCTGGGAGGGAAACAACTACGCCTGCAAATGTCATCCTGGCGACTACTGCTGGCCCAAGCAAAACCACTGGAATAACCTCAATCGCACCGTTGGCGGCAACCTTCGCGTCAACCTGCCCCCAGGAGCTCCTTGCTACAACACCTTCCAAGGCCCTCTCGGAACCGTCAACACGTACGATGCCGCCAAGTGTGCTGCCGTGACCGCCGGGTTCCCCAATGAACAGTTCCA AATCGAGCTGCCCACCGCTGGCCTCTGGACCTACTTCACCAATGACACCTGCCGCCCTACCGCTGATCCCACAGGCAGCTGCACGCTGGGCTACTATCCTGTCCTGTACATCACAGCCAAGACCGTTGCCCACATCCAAGCGGGTATCAACTTCGCCAGAAACAACAACTTGCGCCTCGTCATTCGCAACACTGGACACGACTTCCTTGGACGCAGCGTTGGCTGGGGCTCGCTTGTTATCAACACTCACAGCTTCAAGagcatcagcaccaccaacaactggAATGGCCCTGGCTACAACGGCCCCGCCATCACTGTGGGAGCGGGTGTGCAAGCCTTTGAGGCTCTCGCCCACCTGAACTCgctttcccctcctcgaATTATGGTGACGGGCGAGTGCGCT ACAGTTGGTGTCGCCGGAGGCCTTGTGCAGGGCGGTGGCCATGGCCCCTTGACCAACTTCTACGGATTCCTTGCCGACACGGCTGTTCAGTTCAAGGTCATCACGGCCGATGGCAAGATCCAAACTGCCAATGCCAACACCAACTCGGACCTGTTCTGGGCCCTCAAGGGAGGTGGTCCCGCTGCCTTTGCTGTCATCACCGAGGTTACCTACAAGACCTTTGCCGACACCCCAAGCGCCGGCATCAACCTCGATatcaaccccgccaccaACTCCGATCCCGCTCTTTACTGGGAGGCCGTCCGCAAGTTCCACAGCTACAGCACCCATTTTGTTGACAACGGCCTTTATGTTTACTACGAAATCGGCCCCGTCCCCAACACTCTCCACGTGCATCCTATTGTGGGCGTCAACAAGACCCTCGCCCAGCTGCAGGCTGTTGTCCAGCCCCTCTTTGATGACCTGGATGCCCTCGGTGTTGGGTATACCACCTCCAGCGAGACTTACGGCACCTTTTACGACTTGTACAACGCCATGTTTGAGATTGAAATGGCTGGCAACTCTGCCCTCACCGGTGGTTGGACCATTGGTCGCCAGGATGttatcaacaaccacaccgCCATCATTGACGCTTTCCAGACCGTTATGAATGCTGGCTCTTTCATCGTCGGCCACATGTGGTCTGCTGGCCATGGCCTCCCTCAGAGCGAGTGGGCCAAGTCTGCCATCAACCCCCGCTTCCGCAACGTTGTTGACAAGCTTATTACCATCGTTCCTGTCTCTGGCGATGCCCCTCTCgccgccaaggccgaggcccAGAACCGCTTGACCAACATTGTCGACGGCTCTCTCCGTGCCGCTGCCCCCAACGGCGCTTCTTACATCAACGAG GCCGATCCCTTCCAGCCCGACTGGCAGAACGCTTTCTGGGGTACCAACTACCAGCGCCTGCTCCAGATCAGACGCAAGTACGACCCCGAGGGAGTCTTCTATGCCGTCTCCACTCCTGGCACCGAGAGGTGGGAGCAGATTGAGACGGGCACTAGGTTGTGTGTCAAGTTGTag
- a CDS encoding hypothetical protein (EggNog:ENOG503NYNU; COG:A), which yields MFFPTARVSQRTLPRLLNLTLRQTAQQNILLSSFATHIGRTRVSFSTFSPLRTASATATAEMASIQIPTVAAGSERVPFSKLKGRIAPQLLHNIEKMGLTHMSPVQEKVLQMSSLKNDCLVQAKTGTGKTIAFLLPALQNIMTAPDLQREFVAILVLAPTRELAQQIADECDKLTGKSFECHIAVGGTSKNSLLRRFLNGKPTILVATPGRLIDYLSEEETRHKLTKLRCVVLDEADRMLDQGFAPSIKRILQQIPKKQTAGWQGMCFSATVPDEIQQFLPLVLDKKHDRISTIDPNETPTVDRIPQSAIPIPSIADALPVLHSYLMTQKKTNPELKAVIFCGTARHAALLYHIFGPTGGAAPKGLSCFQMHSRLSQPARTRTIEEFKNAESGLMFASDVIGRGMDFPDIDLVIQMGFPPEKAQYVHRVGRTGRAGKSGEATMILTPQEMRFVRANKDFPIKVTEPFNHPDLPKSVTKIEEALAKVPELTKFQAYTAFLGFNITVARQLGLQPPEIVGLANEFAYAMGYEEIPEVEAKMVGKMGLKGVPGLRIMGKGGVSRAAPVPSGRTGGGRAQGGPGRMQRGKVADPRPQGASGGNNGSRADGNRRGPRESTGANVEEPSRKRPRRGAQA from the exons ATGTTCTTTCCCACAGCTCGTGTCTCACAACGCACGCTGCCCAGACTTCTCAACCTCACGCTCCGCCAGACCGCTCAGCAAAATATactcctctcttccttcgCCACACATATTGGTCGTACCAGAGTCTCGTTCTCTACATTCTCCCCCTTGCGCACAGCATCCGCGACCGCAACCGCCGAGATGGCTTCGATCCAGATTCCCACCGTGGCTGCCGGCAGCGAGCGCGTCCCTTTCTCAAAGCTCAAGGGCCGCATTGcgccccagctcctccacaatATCGAGAAGATGGGCCTCACACACATGTCCCCAGTGCAAGAAAAGGTCCTGCAGATGTCCAGCCTCAAGAACGACTGCCTCGTACAAGCCAAGACCGGAACCGGCAAGACAATCGCTTTCCTGCTCCCCGCCCTCCAAAACATCATGACCGCCCCAGACCTGCAGCGCGAGTTCGTTGCaatcctcgtcctcgcccccACCCGCGAGCTGGCCCAGCAGATTGCCGATGAATGTGACAAGCTCACCGGAAAGTCTTTCGAGTGCCACATTGCCGTAGGCGGCACCTCCAAGAACTCGCTCCTTCGGAGGTTCCTCAATGGCAAACCCAccatcctcgtcgccacCCCCGGCCGCCTCATCGACTACCTCTCCGAAGAAGAAACCAGACACAAACTCACCAAGCTCCGCTGCGTGGTCCTTGACGAGGCAGACCGCATGCTCGACCAGGGGTTTgccccctccatcaagaGAATCTTGCAACAAATCCCCAAGAAGCAAACTGCTGGCTGGCAAGGCATGTGCTTCTCTGCTACCGTCCCAGACGAGATTCAGCAGTTCCTGCCCTTGGTCCTCGACAAGAAGCACGACCGCATTTCCACCATCGACCCCAATGAGACCCCTACCGTCGACAGAATCCCCCAATCcgccattcccatcccctccatcgcCGACGCCCTTCCTGTCTTGCACTCCTACCTCATgacacaaaagaaaaccaacCCCGAGCTCAAAGCCGTCATATTCTGCGGCACCGCCCGCCACGCCGCTTTGCTCTACCACATCTTTGGTCCCACCGGCGGCGCCGCCCCCAAAGGCCTCTCCTGCTTCCAGATGCACTCCCGTCTTTCCCAACCAGCACGTACACGAACAATCGAAGAGTTCAAGAACGCCGAATCAGGCCTCATGTTTGCATCTGATGTCATTGGACGTGGCATGGACTTCCCTGACATTGACCTAGTCATCCAGATGGGCTTCCCTCCCGAAAAAGCGCAATACGTCCATCGTGTTGGGAGAACGGGAAGAGCAGGCAAGTCGGGAGAAGCAACCATGATTTTGACGCCCCAGGAGATGAGGTTTGTGAGAGCGAATAAGGACTTTCCCATCAAGGTTACTGAGCCATT CAACCACCCTGACCTGCCAAAATCGGTTACCAAGATCGAGGAAGCTCTCGCCAAGGTGCCGGAGTTGACGAAATTCCAAGCTTATACCGCCTTCCTCGGCTTCAACATCACCGTGGCGAGACAGCTGGGCCTCCAGCCGCCAGAGATTGTCGGTTTGGCCAACGAGTTTGCCTATGCGATGGGGTACGAGGAGATCCCAGAGGTGGAGGCCAAGATGGTGGGTAAGATGGGGCTCAAGGGCGTGCCCGGGTTGAGGATCATGGGCAAGGGGGGGGTGAGCAGAGCTGCTCCGGTGCCGAGCGGaaggacgggaggggggagggccCAGGGTGGCCCGGGGAGGATGCAGAGGGGCAAGGTGGCTGATCCCAGGCCGCAAGGGGCGAGTGGAGGCAATAATGGGAGCAGGGCGGACGGCAACAGGAGGGGGCCGAGAGAGAGCACGGGTGCGAACGTTGAGGAGCCGAGCAGGAAACGGCCCAGGCGTGGTGCCCAGGCGTGA
- a CDS encoding hypothetical protein (EggNog:ENOG503PXKG), whose product MVSLTTEQSLAVLATLPKCAMDCMMGAPSTGQGSTDVDLCAPQPLETTNWVMGCMKSNCSTPEALFTQNATLRACGVEPRMERQWLPVMTTFMILAFISVVLRVANRLYTTKTYWWDDIFLSLSMAGSFAYASIHYEAMGHGFGREFWSLSPDEINYIIAGVYASMLVFHAARMLLRHSQILFFLRIFVVGNSKPMIKGTMIANAVLSTAIGLIMALQCMPVSFFWMRWDSTQEGKCLNNLQTLWITSVFTMLLDAWTLILPLPYVAKLQLSVRKRIGISVMLATGLSILIFSILKFWSGAITVEEPNPMYTFAQVSMWASLEINVGIICACLPGIRLLFSNLFRQTGWFMTSSIGRTEHISLSGSPDRSGKKSCPESQIRITTTIQTKATHALTDSESHLPLHAASLGAAIHPARQELGVVANAWA is encoded by the exons ATggtctccctcaccacagaGCAGTCATTGGCGGTGCTCGCAACGCTACCGAAATGCGCT ATGGATTGCATGATGGGAGCACCCAGCACCGGCCAGGGCTCGACAGATGTTGATCTTTGCGCACCTCAACCTCTAGAGACCACCAACTGGGTGATGGGTTGCATGAAAAGCAACTGCTCAACTCCAGAAGCACTCTTTACTCAGAATGCGACCTTGCGAGCCTGCGGTGTTGAACCTAGGATGGAGAGGCAGTGGCTGCCTGTGATGACCACGTTTATGATCCTTGCCTTCATTTCCGTCGTGCTGCGGGTGGCCAACCGGCTTTACACGACCAAGACGTATTGGTGGGACGATATCTTTTTGTCCTTGTCGATG GCTGGCTCCTTTGCCTACGCTTCGATCCATTACGAGGCGATGGGTCACGGTTTCGGACGAGAGTTTTGGTCTCTGTCGCCAGACGAGATCAACTACATTATTGCT GGCGTATACGCGAGCATGCTCGTCTTCCACGCAGCTCGCATGCTGCTGCGCCACTCGCaaatcctcttcttccttcgCATCTTCGTGGTGGGCAACTCGAAGCCAATGATCAAAGGAACCATGATAGCAAATGCTGTCCTCTCCACCGCTATCGGTCTCATCATGGCGCTCCAGTGCATGCCCGTCAGTTTCTTCTGGATGCGATGGGACTCGACGCAGGAGGGCAAGTGTCTGAACAACCTCCAGACTCTATGGATCACCTCCGTCTTCACCATGTTACTGGACGCCTGGACACTCATCCTGCCACTGCCCTACGTGGCCAAACTGCAGTTGTCGGTGAGGAAGCGAATCGGCATCTCGGTCATGCTCGCCACCGGTCTGagcatcctcatcttcagcaTCCTCAAGTTCTGGTCTGGTGCCATCACAGTGGAGGAGCCCAACCCAATGTATACCTTTGCCCAGGTGTCGATGTGGGCGTCGTTGGAAATCAACGTGGGGATCATCTGTGCTTGCTTACCGGGTATAAGACTACTATTCAGCAACTTGTTCAGGCAGACGGGTTGGTTTATGACGAGCAGTATTGGGAGGACGGAGCATATTTCGCTGTCTGGGTCTCCCGACCGGAGTGGGAAGAAGTCGTGCCCGGAGTCGCAGATTCGCATCACGACAACTATTCAGACCAAGGCCACGCATGCGTTGACTGATTCCGAATCGCATCTGCCTCTCCATGCGGCGAGCTTGGGGGCGGCGATTCATCCTGCGAGGCAAGAGCTGGGTGTGGTGGCCAATGCTTGGGCTTGA
- a CDS encoding hypothetical protein (COG:S; EggNog:ENOG503NTX3), with protein sequence MKEYHDGALVCSTQKDTVDVPGTALLLVGLSPQPKPDTHSDDHNLPSPPEEPNQTSSPPRDDDPPNTTPTGILLAPQPLPHDLLSWPPWRHNLALLTIGLYSLLGGGTTPLLAAGFTNISQIFSIPRHRISLTTDLVMLGLGIGCLLASPTAILYGKRPVYLAGSLIFLLTCVWCALSPTFESLLLARFVQGVAISPVEALPSATIAELFFCMNEGAGAGGEGLWALFVRGKNLVPVMGAGGCSCSGVEVGFLGDGGWGLWGWVVGVGAGDVLG encoded by the exons ATGAAAGAATACCACGATGGAGCCTTGGTGTGCTCAACCCAAAAGGACACAGTCGACGTTCCAG GCACcgccctccttcttgtcggCCTCTCTCCCCAACCAAAACCCGACACTCACTCGGATGACCATaatctcccctcccctcccgaagaacccaaccaaacctcctctcctccacgcGACGATGACCCCCCAAATACCACCCCCACTGGCATCCTCCTagcccctcaacccctcccccatgaCCTCCTCAGCTGGCCCCCCTGGCGccacaacctcgccctcctcacaatAGGCCTTtactccctcctcggcggcggaacaacccccctcctcgcagcaggcttcaccaacatctcccaaatcttctccatcccccGCCACCGCATCTCCCTGACTACCGACCTCGTAATGCTCGGCCTCGGTATCGGCTgtctcctcgcctcccccacgGCGATACTCTACGGGAAACGTCCCGTTTACCTAGCTGGCTCCCTCATTTTTCTCCTGACATGTGTCTGGTGCGCGTTAAGTCCGACGTTTGAGAGTTTATTGCTTGCACGGTTTGTGCAAGGGGTGGCAATCAGTCCTGTGGAGGCGCTGCCGAGCGCGACGATTGCGGAGTTGTTCTTTTGCATGAacgagggggcgggggcgggaggagagggtttATGGGCTTTGTTTGTTAGGGGGAAGAATTTGGtgccggtgatgggggcggggggttgttCATGCtctggggtggaggtggggtttttgggtgatgggggttggggtttgtggggttgggttgtgggggttggtgccggagACGTTTTGGGATAG
- a CDS encoding hypothetical protein (EggNog:ENOG503NUA6; COG:T): MTAANDMSEAKEPVTFATTVEGEKIKLSDTNSSEQLPASLKETGREFNVTESDLLEAKHLAATFTLDKTIAMMKKVHKQHASDPNFPIEIINHIDEFLGHEADLVANPQKYEHLIEEMKIEAALMTNNSPYTEVRAVVDNHDDPSLPVSTIRAWGIGVLFAICISSINSFFDIRLPAVSISGTVVQLLAYPFGTFLARVLPDKGITLFGVRHSLNPGPFNKKEHMLITIMASVAKSVPYTNYIAWIQVLPQYFGQEWARSIAYQLLIGLSTNFIGYGLAGICRRFLVYPAFCVWPTSLVTIALNSAFHDKELEKTTIEGPFKTRWTVSRMKYFCWLCGAMFAYFWLPNYLCGALTYFSWMTWISPQNVHLASITGGQTGLGLNPLPSLDWNVFALDPLMVPFFSTFNYFFGAFLSMFVIIGLYYTNTYYTAYLPINSNRPFDHFGHIYKVRSIVDDNGLFDAKKYEAYSPPYLAASNVVVYTFFFALYAATVTYAALYHRLEIKLGLNELWQRAKFTMRRLRSKNARGEESTEEDVDLLDVHNRLMRAYPEVPQWWYMTCLAFAIAVGMVGVSLWPTNTTPFVVLYGIALCLVFVVPIGIIAGMTGVEVTLNVIAEFIGGVWMEGNAIGMCFFKSYGYVTCAHAIAFSSDLKLAHYVKIPPRFTFCAQMVPTLVSTLISVAIMQYQTRIENVCTPDAPFRFLCPGVNTFFTAAVFWGTVGPRKIWGVGGQYSMTLLGFPFGFLAVMLFWYLNKKWPKSVILRNVHPVVMMSGALNWAPLNLAYMWPAVPVGAFSWLFVKKRYLAFWSKYNYVTSAAFGCGIAISGVVTFFAVQLWGFQVNWWGNDVLNTGCDAEGTCTLLNLTDGEYFGPKLGEFS, translated from the exons ATGACGGCCGCCAACGACATGtccgaggccaaggagccTGTCACGTTCGCTACCACTGTTGAGGGCGAAAAGATTAAGCTCTCCGACACCAACTCTTCCGAACAGCTTCCCGCGAGCCTGAAGGAGACGGGGCGCGAGTTTAATGTGACTGAGTCCGATCTCCTTGAGGCTAAGCACCTGGCTGCCACCTTCACGCTGGACAAGACTATCGCT ATGATGAAAAAGGTGCACAAGCAACACGCCAGCGACCCCAATTTCCCCATCGagatcatcaaccacattgACGAGTTCCTTG GGCACGAGGCCGACTTGGtcgccaacccccaaaagTATGAGCATCTCATTGAAGAGATGAAGATTGAGGCCGCTCTCATGACCAACAATTCACCCTATACCGAAGTGCGAGCAGTCGTGGACAACCATGATGACCCATCGCTACCCGTATCAACCATCCGTGCCTGGGGCATAGGTGTCTTGTTTGCTATctgcatctcctccatcaactcCTTCTTCGACATTCGTCTCCCGGCTGTTAGTATCAGCGGAACCGTCGTCCAGCTGCTGGCCTACCCCTTTGGCACCTTCTTGGCACGCGTGCTCCCCGACAAGGGAATCACCCTCTTCGGCGTTCGTCACAGCCTGAATCCAGGACCTTtcaacaagaaggagcaCATGCTTatcaccatcatggccagcGTCGCCAAGAGCGTTCCTTATACCAACTACATTGCTTGGATTCAGGTTCTCCCCCAATACTTCGGACAGGAATGGGCCCGCAGCATCGCCTACCAGCTCCTCATTGGCCTCTCGACCAACTTCATCGGGTACGGGCTGGCCGGAATCTGCCGCCGTTTTCTGGTCTACCCTGCTTTCTGCGTCTGGCCAACATCTTTGGTGACCATCGCGCTCAACTCTGCATTCCACGAcaaggagttggagaagacaACCATCGAGGGCCCGTTCAAGACTCGCTGGACCGTGTCCCGAATGAAGTATTTCTGTTGGCTTTGCGGGGCCATGTTTGCCTACTTCTGGCTTCCCAACTACCTTTGCGGCGCCCTGACTTACTTCAGCTGGATGACCTGGATCTCGCCACAAAACGTTCATCTGGCCAGCATCACGGGTGGCCAGACAGGCCTCGGGCTAAACCCGCTGCCAAGCTTGGACTGGAACGTCTTTGCGCTTGATCCTTTGATggtgcccttcttctctacCTTCAATTACTTCTTCGGGGCATTCCTGTCCATGTTCGTCATCATTGGCCTTTACTACACCAACACGTACTACACGGCctacctccccatcaactcAAACAGGCCTTTCGACCACTTCGGCCACATTTACAAAGTCAGATCTATCGTGGATGACAATGGACTCTTTGACGCCAAGAAGTATGAAGCATACTCGCCTCCTTACCTGGCTGCAAGCAACGTGGTCGTGTACACGTTCTTTTTCGCCTTGTACGCTGCGACGGTGACTTATGCCGCTCTCTACCACCGCTTGGAGATAAAGCTCGGCTTGAATGAGTTGTGGCAGAGAGCCAAGTTCACCATGCGCAGGTTGAGGTCCAAAAATGCACGCGGCGAAGAGTCGACCGAAGAGGATGTGgaccttcttgatgtccATAATCGGCTCATGCGCGCCTACCCCGAAGTCCCACAATGGTGGTATATGACGTGCTTGGCCTTTGCCATCGCCGTCGGTATGGTTGGCGTCTCCTTGTGGCCGACGAACACGACACcatttgtggtgttgtacGGCATCGCCCTATgtctcgtcttcgtcgtcccTATTGGTATCATTGCGGGCATGACTGGTGTGGAGGTCACGCTGAACGTCATCGCGGAATTCATCGGTGGTGTGTGGATGGAGGGCAACGCGATTGGCATGTGCTTTTTCAAGTCGTACGGATATGTCACCTGCGCTCACGCTATAGCGTTCAGCAGTGATCTGAAGCTTGCCCACTACGTCAAGATTCCACCCCGGTTTACCTTTTGTGCCCAGATGGTCCCTACGCTGGTTTCGACTTTGATCAGCGTCGCGATTATGCAATACCAAACCCGCATCGAGAATGTGTGCACTCCAGATGCACCATTCCGCTTCCTCTGCCCAGGTGTCAACACGTTCTTCACGGCAGCTGTCTTCTGGGGCACGGTCGGTCCACGAAAGATTTGGGGTGTCGGTGGCCAGTATTCGATGACGTTGTTGGGATTCCCGTTTGGCTTCCTTGCGGTCATGTTGTTTTGGTACTTGAACAAGAAGTGGCCCAAGAGCGTCATACTCCGCAATGTCCACCCAGTGGTCATGATGAGCGGTGCCCTGAACTGGGCGCCGCTCAACTTGGCCTACATGTGGCCTGCTGTCCCAGTGGGTGCATTTTCGTGGTTGTTTGTGAAGAAGCGTTACTTGGCCTTCTGGTCAAAG TACAATTATGTGACTTCGGCTGCGTTTGGTTGCGGCATTGCTATTAGCGGTGTCGTAACCTTCTTCGCAGTGCAGCTGTGGGGCTTCCAGGTGAACTGGTGGGGAAACGATGTGTTGAATACCGGTTGCGACGCCGAAGGCACTTGTACTCTGCTGAATTTGACCGACGGCGAGTACTTTGGTCCAAAATTGGGCGAGTTCAGCTGA